From the Rhea pennata isolate bPtePen1 chromosome 1, bPtePen1.pri, whole genome shotgun sequence genome, the window TAGCAGGGGCAGCACAGAGtcagtaaaataatattttggcTTTACCTTCTTGGAAAgtgaagagaaatgttttttctgctcctgtaaCTCTGGCGACTGTCGTAATTATGTCTGACAGTCCTCCAGTTAGCATGCTCCTTAGATTGACATTAACATTTGAATAATAATTCCTTCAAAGGCTCTGAGGTTTTATTAATCCATTATATCTTTCAGCAGGAGGTTTCAGAGTTACATTCCCAATAGATAGGCGATATGCCACAGCTGTTAATGAGAGTGTTTCAGGGTAGGGAAAACAAGTATTCTTCTCGGATAAGCATAAAACTCACACCCgtaatatttttcatagcaCAGACTCTATTAATTATCCTATCACTGGTGTTTGACTAATTCTTTCTcttaacactttaaaaaatgcatacaatGTCTGTTACGAGCAAAGTAAGTTTTATCTTCCACCTGACACTTTCAGCACATTTTGAAAACTTGGATGACTCCATCTTCACAGCTCTCCATCACCCATGGACTTTGCAGTATATCTGCAGGAGGACAGGCTCCACGAAGACTGATGATGTGTCCTGACGATTAAGGAAGGATGGAGATAGCACCCACAGCTCCTGGCAGCTGACCCACAACCTCCCTCTGTTCAGGTTTTGCTATTCATTATTGCATGAAAACTTGACAATTACAGCTATCCATCAAAATATGCAAGTGACTGATGTGTCATTAACACATAATTCTTTAGAACAGACTCTTCTTCTGATTTATATAATTCAATGCTATTTTTCCAACCAGTCTTTACAGGGCATAAtcctctgctcctcttctcaGGTAATGCATTCACTTACTAGTCTGTGCTGTCTAATGGAAATTCCCTGACTGTCTCTCCAAAGAAACACAGTGTGCTCATTTGTAAAAGGTTTGCGGTGTTGTCTCAGGTTTGAAGAAAGCCAGTGTGAAAGAGGAGAACAATCCATCAACCTGCAAATGAGGATGAAGAGAAGTTCCCCTCATTTCAAGGCTGCACAGTGTAATTCATAGTGATTCAGattcttaaaatcattttaaaataacatttcatcTAAATCTGAGTCACGTAGTTTGCAATCTTAAGTAGCTCGAGCACATCACAGAAGAGTCCAGATGACCAACCTCACAGCCAGTGTTCCTGCTGAGTAGCTTACCTGGGTGGGAAGCAGCTTACCCCTGCATTTCCATCCCAGTTTACACCACTGCCAGCGCTGGAAATCATGTTATTCTCTATGTTATACAAGCAAACCAAAGCCCCCACCAGCCCACATACCACCTCCTTTCCATGACTCAGTCCAGTCTTGGGCTGTGCTGGGCGTGCTGTGGTCCTGACTCAAGGAGACTAGCTTCCACccctgcacagctctgctcttccttgtCCACTCCCTGTCCTTCCTGGTAACAGCTGTACTTCTCGGCATGTCCTTCGATCCTTTGGCCTAACCCTCATCTCCCACGCTGTGATGGGCAACATCTATATCCTCCTCCCACCTCCCTTCAGCCCTATCGTTTAGaatatcaaaacaaagcagatttaTAAAGGCATCTTTAGACTGGTTTGTTTATGGAGTCCTTCAAAATAAGTCAAGCGTGAGGAAAGGCAAACAAGCATCCTGAAAACTCAAAGTAGGGATTTGCAGGATAATTCAGGTGGGAGGGGAGCTCAGAAGTTCTCTATTTGAAGATAcgctcaaagcagggtcagctatcCAGTCGGACCAAGGCAGCATGCAGGCTTGCTGAAGAGTATTTCCAGGAACTGCTCTACTGTCTGTATAAAAACCCTGCCCTTTGGCTGTGGAGGAAAAGCCTGCTGAGTCCGTGTGAGGTGAGGGCATGCCTTTGGAAGATTGCAGCCAAAACCAGCTGTAATAACAGGGACAAAACCAGGGAATTTCCTCCCTGGGAACTGCAGGAACCTGAATCAGGAGATGCCTGTTGTTTTGGCTGCACACTTGAGCTGGAAGCAGGGGTTTTCTGACCAAAAAGTATGAGAACTCCTTAACTGGAGTTAAGGATTGCAGTCTTTAGCTTGTGCTGTAATCCCCATCTCAGCTGTCTGCACTGGTCTGACGTTAGATATTGTGGCAGCTGGAACCCATCTGCCCAGGAGCTAGCTAGCTAACTATTCTGTTACTTTCAAGTCTTGGTCACTTATACGTATTTTCCcctgttttgtttaataaagTAACTAGTAAAAATGGAACTTCTCAACCTTGTCTCAGTGAATGAATATCCAAGCCTGGCCAGTTACAAACCACAGGTTGTGCTCTGGAGGGTGTGGGCTTCTCCTTATTTCCCATGAATCTAGAGCTGGGAGAACAACTGCAGATTTTTTGTAACGCCTAATTACTCCTATCACCCACTCTGAAACAGTCTCGGGTGCCAGGGCCCTTTGCCATCACGTTGCTCTACAGCAGATACTTGCACGGGTTTTCTCTTCCCAGACCCAAGCACGGTGCGCACACGAGAGCGCGCTCCAGAGTGAAGAAAACTCCATCTGCAAAAACTCTCAGCAGCAAGCAGTCCGCCCAGGTGTGCATGTCATTGCACTGACAGCACGagcccccctcgccccccactgcccccagcACACAGAGACGAGAACACTCTGCAGATATGGCCTCGGGAGATATTTATTCAACAGTTGCAGCCTGTCAGTGCCCAAGGGGCATTTTCCCATGCCTGGAGGTACTTGCGGTAGAGCAGGGACTCTTCCTCGCCCGTCTGGTCCCTGGAGGCTTAGTGGTACTTGCGGGCCAGAGCATGAGCCACAACGCTGACCAGTTTTTGCCAGGCAGACTGGCAAGCGGGGGTGAAATCCCTGGCGAAGTGGGAAGCCAGGACGATGATGAGGATGTCTCcgaggagctggaggagaaagaaggaagcacAGGTGGGGTTAGTGCTGCATGGACTGTGGTCCATGTGTGGGGACGGGAGACATCGCAGCAAGGAGGGCTTTGCTCTCTTCCTGGCTTCTCTAGCTCCACCGACCCCACCTTGTTTTGCCATTTATCTTTgattataaacatttttttcctttctgcaggcTTTATTTCCCTGACTTTCCTGCAGCaaacttctttcctttctgctctgcccTTCTCACTTGCGGCCTGTGCGTGGACCCTCTTGCCCATCCCCTcccaaacagcaccttccaaccCACAggacttcttttccttcttctgattTCTCCATGAGGCTGTATTCCAACCCCCCATACTATCCCTCTTGCCTACTCTGCACCTCCCTGTCCCTTCTCAGCCTTCCTGCCCATGTACTGCAGTCTGGCTGCAGGGACTGGCTTGCTCCCCGCTCCCGGGGCTACCAAGACAAAACTCGCAGTCTTTCCATAGAAAGCTCTGGATTTTGAGAAGCCAGTTTGTGCTTGCCTcttaaaaagctttgaaaaaggTCAACTGTTTCTCCCCATTTTTAGCATTCTAAAGCAATTTGGCCTAAACCCCATtctgtaaaatgctttatttttttcctttggatacaaatgaagaaaactgccaaaaactatttttcttttgtgttggGGAAAAGTGTTGGGGAAAGAGGTAGTTTACCAGCCAGACAGGCAGCCCATACTGGACGAGACAGAGATCTACTCTCTTATTTTGGAGCAGGTTAGCTGCTCGTCTTGCTGTAGGAACTACAATTTTCTTAAATGATCTATTTAGCTTCCTTCTCCCCTAGATTCCTCCAACCCATGCTGCTTTTCCATCTGAGTTGGCTTTTTTTGCCCCCAAATTCCTTCCAACACCTTTTCCTCCCCAGTGCGGCACTGACATTACAAATGGGACCCTGTGGAAACCATTCACTCTCTTTCAAATAGTCCTGCAACAGCTGTTCACTCTTTTGGGTATTACACAGGGCTCTGCCTCCACCAGACCACAGAAACTACCCCCAGGCAGCTTTGTTGTGGGCAGCCCCTCCAGGTTCAAAGCAAAGCCTGGTGATCCCCACACTTTGCAGAGAAGGGGCTCAGGCTGTCAGCGTCGCTCACCCTGAAGTTCTCGGGGTCCACATGCAGCTTCTCGCAGTGCAGCTCGGACAGCTTGGAGTAGGTTGCCTTAATGTTGTCCAGGTTCTTCACGGCTTCCCCAAAGGAGGTGAGCACTTTCTTGCCATGGGCACGGACCTTGGGGTTGCCAACGATGGCAGTGGGGCTGGAGAGGTTCCCAAAGGAGGCGAAGAACCTCTGGGTCCAGGGGTAGACGATGAGCAGCCTGGGGAGAGAGAGATGGGGGGACACAAGCAGAGACTCAGACACCATTGACActccctgcctccagctgcagcGTTTCTCCATGCAGGGTGGCTGCAGAGCCGGGATCAGGAGCCCAACCTACCTGGCCAGGGCCTCGGCACCACATTCGTCCACGTTGACCTTGCTCCAGATGCTGGCAAT encodes:
- the LOC134135741 gene encoding hemoglobin subunit epsilon isoform X1, encoding MKPSPLSKKNKRPRRLLAGDGPWRKACPALWTGACSEQNRLATMVHWTAEEKQLIASIWSKVNVDECGAEALARLLIVYPWTQRFFASFGNLSSPTAIVGNPKVRAHGKKVLTSFGEAVKNLDNIKATYSKLSELHCEKLHVDPENFRLLGDILIIVLASHFARDFTPACQSAWQKLVSVVAHALARKYH
- the LOC134135741 gene encoding hemoglobin subunit epsilon isoform X2 — translated: MVHWTAEEKQLIASIWSKVNVDECGAEALARLLIVYPWTQRFFASFGNLSSPTAIVGNPKVRAHGKKVLTSFGEAVKNLDNIKATYSKLSELHCEKLHVDPENFRLLGDILIIVLASHFARDFTPACQSAWQKLVSVVAHALARKYH